One Campylobacter sputorum subsp. sputorum DNA segment encodes these proteins:
- a CDS encoding class I SAM-dependent methyltransferase yields MNKDNCRFPKGEEGKETLLRMNEMHNEGATWAISNLEFGRNLNILDVGCGGGKNISNLATKFNDSVIYGVDYSSTSVDVASEINSHLIEQKRVFIDEQSVSNLKFKDIFFDIVCAFETIYFWPDIKNDFLEIKRVLKDGGKFLIFVEGSTKEVLKEWSKEVHLKNQLTKDELINILKEVGYKNIQSFNMNKSEKLCIISQK; encoded by the coding sequence ATGAATAAAGATAATTGCAGGTTTCCAAAAGGGGAAGAGGGCAAAGAAACGCTTCTTAGAATGAACGAGATGCATAATGAGGGTGCAACTTGGGCTATATCAAATTTAGAGTTTGGTAGAAATTTAAATATATTAGATGTTGGTTGTGGTGGCGGAAAAAATATATCAAATTTAGCTACTAAATTTAACGATAGTGTTATCTATGGAGTGGATTATTCTAGCACTAGTGTAGATGTTGCAAGTGAAATTAATTCCCATCTTATAGAACAAAAAAGAGTTTTTATAGATGAACAGAGTGTTTCAAATTTGAAATTTAAAGATATTTTTTTTGATATTGTTTGTGCGTTTGAGACGATATATTTTTGGCCTGATATAAAAAATGATTTTTTAGAGATAAAAAGAGTTTTAAAAGATGGCGGAAAATTTTTAATTTTTGTTGAAGGAAGCACAAAAGAGGTTTTAAAAGAGTGGAGTAAAGAAGTGCATTTAAAAAATCAACTTACAAAAGATGAATTAATCAATATTTTAAAAGAAGTAGGTTATAAAAACATACAGAGTTTTAATATGAATAAAAGTGAGAAACTTTGCATTATTTCACAAAAATAG
- a CDS encoding GGDEF domain-containing protein, which produces MERISNIFLNKPKHVGIVCFFIFFIIISIPIIYTYEKRNSLEYEEFRHHLGMAAYALSFSVNPNLHKIVEDEQNASSDNYQKVTAPLFDFFALYREVYDIYTVVERDGKKYYVLDVANAQNAIAKDPIASPAKIMKELVETDNSDNWFELVESGKVYVNKDFETDNYGTFLSAIAPVYDENQTFIAAIGIDVSIEKYQEIMQKTRNIFILTIIMAAMISILMSIIVIALINYVKLVYYRFQKVSNSDRLTGVYNRFVFIDIFTREINRVQRNKDNLYLIFLDIDNFKGFNDKYGHSVGDDIIIFTAKKIVNTVRKIDIVSRYGGDEFLISICGASDEFIKDIIDRVMNQKYDFVYAVNKNGIEEKLVVNFSVGYTKYKDGDTFETMLERADRGLYISKDFGKHRATFVEK; this is translated from the coding sequence ATGGAAAGAATTTCTAATATATTTTTAAATAAACCAAAACATGTTGGTATTGTATGTTTTTTTATATTTTTTATAATAATTTCTATACCAATTATTTATACTTATGAAAAACGAAATAGCTTGGAATATGAGGAATTTAGGCACCATCTTGGAATGGCAGCATACGCACTTTCTTTTAGTGTAAATCCAAATTTACACAAGATTGTAGAAGATGAGCAAAATGCTTCAAGCGATAATTATCAAAAAGTCACAGCCCCTTTGTTTGATTTTTTTGCTCTTTATAGAGAAGTTTATGATATATACACAGTTGTAGAAAGAGATGGTAAAAAGTATTATGTTTTAGATGTTGCAAATGCACAAAATGCAATCGCTAAAGATCCTATTGCTTCACCTGCTAAAATAATGAAAGAGCTTGTAGAAACAGACAACTCTGATAATTGGTTCGAATTGGTTGAATCTGGTAAAGTATATGTAAATAAAGATTTTGAGACAGATAACTATGGTACATTTCTTTCAGCAATAGCTCCTGTGTATGATGAAAATCAGACATTTATTGCAGCTATTGGTATAGATGTAAGCATAGAAAAATATCAAGAAATTATGCAAAAAACTAGAAATATATTTATATTAACTATAATAATGGCGGCTATGATATCTATTTTGATGTCTATAATAGTCATAGCACTTATAAATTATGTAAAATTAGTTTATTATAGATTCCAAAAAGTTTCAAATTCAGATAGACTAACCGGGGTTTATAATAGATTTGTATTTATAGATATTTTCACAAGAGAGATAAATAGGGTTCAAAGAAATAAAGATAATTTATATTTGATTTTTTTAGACATTGATAATTTCAAAGGCTTTAATGACAAATACGGTCATAGTGTTGGAGATGATATCATAATATTTACTGCAAAGAAAATAGTAAATACCGTAAGAAAAATAGACATCGTATCAAGATATGGAGGAGATGAGTTTTTGATAAGTATTTGCGGGGCTAGTGATGAGTTTATAAAAGATATTATAGATAGAGTAATGAATCAAAAATACGATTTTGTTTATGCTGTAAATAAAAATGGAATAGAAGAAAAATTAGTTGTAAATTTCAGTGTTGGATATACAAAATATAAAGATGGAGATACTTTTGAAACTATGTTAGAAAGAGCAGATCGTGGGCTTTATATATCAAAAGATTTTGGAAAACATAGGGCAACCTTTGTTGAAAAATAG
- the hypB gene encoding hydrogenase nickel incorporation protein HypB codes for MCKDCGCSLHSHEHTHSDGVTHSHTHSHEHMHKEGENAIHEYSHPALNDTKTVEVITKILSQNDSEAAHIRKHFDESGILCINLMSSPGAGKTTLLENTIKKMDLNIAVLEGDLETNRDADRILKAGARAYQITTGQSCHLDAFMVHDGLHHLDLNDVKLVFIENVGNLVCPASYDVGAHLNIVLLSTPEGSDKVAKYPVMFRTADLVVITKSSLIEHFEFDIKDVTAELRKLNPRADIIVLDSKTGDGFDKWINYLKMKMELR; via the coding sequence ATGTGCAAAGATTGTGGTTGTAGCCTACATTCTCACGAACATACACACAGCGATGGCGTAACTCATTCTCATACTCACTCTCACGAGCATATGCATAAAGAAGGAGAAAATGCTATACACGAGTACTCACACCCCGCTTTAAATGATACAAAAACGGTTGAGGTTATAACTAAAATTTTATCTCAAAATGATAGTGAGGCAGCTCATATAAGAAAGCATTTTGATGAAAGTGGTATCTTATGTATAAATTTAATGAGTAGCCCAGGTGCCGGTAAAACTACGCTTTTAGAAAACACTATAAAAAAAATGGATTTAAATATAGCGGTATTAGAAGGGGATTTAGAGACAAACCGCGATGCAGATAGAATTTTAAAAGCTGGTGCCAGAGCTTATCAGATAACAACTGGACAAAGCTGTCATTTGGACGCATTTATGGTTCACGATGGTCTTCATCATCTTGATTTAAATGATGTAAAATTGGTTTTCATTGAAAATGTTGGAAATTTGGTTTGCCCTGCAAGTTATGATGTAGGAGCTCATTTAAATATAGTTTTATTAAGCACTCCAGAAGGAAGTGATAAAGTTGCTAAATATCCCGTTATGTTTAGAACAGCCGATCTTGTGGTTATTACAAAATCATCTTTGATAGAGCATTTTGAGTTTGATATAAAAGATGTTACAGCCGAGCTTAGAAAACTAAATCCAAGAGCTGATATAATAGTTTTAGATAGTAAAACTGGCGATGGTTTTGATAAGTGGATTAACTATTTAAAAATGAAAATGGAGCTTAGATAA
- a CDS encoding HypC/HybG/HupF family hydrogenase formation chaperone, whose translation MCLSIPSKVKSIDENNYAIVETLGVERGVSLDLISEPVSVGDYVLIHVGFAMEKIDTAYAIESLKAYEEIAKMMKDGTIDEFEGDMGLLSKNS comes from the coding sequence ATGTGTTTAAGTATCCCATCTAAAGTTAAAAGTATAGATGAGAACAACTATGCTATAGTTGAAACTTTGGGCGTAGAAAGGGGTGTGAGTTTAGATCTTATAAGTGAGCCTGTTAGTGTTGGGGATTATGTGTTAATTCATGTTGGTTTTGCTATGGAAAAAATAGACACAGCTTACGCAATCGAAAGCTTAAAAGCATACGAAGAAATAGCTAAGATGATGAAAGATGGCACCATAGACGAATTTGAAGGCGATATGGGACTTCTTAGCAAAAATTCTTAA
- the hypD gene encoding hydrogenase formation protein HypD, translating to MDLISEFRDKELILALSELIKKHSKKPLNIMEICGGHTHSLMKFGLNDLVGENINFIHGPGCPVCVMPKRSIDEAIKLASMPNTIFCTLADMLRVPGSNTSLQKLRAKGHDIRSLYTPLDVIKIALENKDKIVIFFAIGFETTTPMSAVVIQKTIELDLKNLFFHINHVTVPAPIRAIMNDENVHIDAFLGPSHVSVITGSKIYESLANEYKTPIAVSGFEPLDMMDSILNLVMQHENGSYEVYNQYKRVVKEDGNLKAKELINKYFEICDFNWRGLGIIKSSGYDLKSDFDKINAKKVFDCSVESKGESRACMCGEILRGRAKPYDCKVFAKACNPQNPIGSCMVSSEGACAAYYKYQKRS from the coding sequence ATGGATTTAATATCTGAATTTAGAGACAAAGAGCTTATTTTAGCATTAAGTGAGCTCATAAAAAAACATAGCAAAAAGCCGCTTAATATAATGGAAATTTGCGGCGGACATACGCATAGCTTGATGAAATTTGGACTTAATGATTTGGTTGGAGAAAATATAAATTTCATTCACGGACCTGGTTGTCCAGTGTGCGTTATGCCAAAAAGAAGTATAGATGAAGCTATCAAACTTGCTTCTATGCCAAATACTATATTTTGCACACTTGCTGATATGCTAAGAGTTCCAGGAAGTAACACATCACTACAAAAACTTCGTGCAAAAGGGCACGATATAAGATCCTTATATACGCCTTTAGATGTTATAAAAATAGCATTAGAAAACAAGGATAAAATAGTTATATTTTTTGCTATTGGCTTTGAGACAACAACACCAATGAGTGCAGTTGTGATACAAAAAACCATAGAACTTGACTTAAAAAATCTGTTTTTTCATATCAATCATGTTACGGTTCCAGCACCAATTAGAGCTATAATGAATGATGAAAATGTTCATATAGATGCATTTTTAGGACCAAGCCATGTAAGTGTGATAACTGGATCAAAAATTTATGAAAGTTTAGCAAATGAGTATAAAACTCCAATTGCAGTAAGCGGATTTGAACCGCTTGATATGATGGATAGCATTTTAAATTTAGTAATGCAACACGAAAATGGCAGTTATGAGGTTTATAATCAGTATAAAAGAGTTGTCAAAGAAGATGGAAATTTAAAAGCAAAAGAACTTATAAATAAATATTTTGAAATTTGTGATTTTAATTGGCGTGGTCTTGGGATTATAAAATCAAGCGGATATGATTTAAAAAGCGATTTTGATAAGATAAATGCTAAGAAAGTTTTTGATTGTAGTGTAGAAAGCAAGGGCGAAAGCAGGGCGTGTATGTGCGGAGAGATACTTCGTGGTAGGGCAAAACCATATGATTGCAAAGTTTTTGCTAAAGCTTGTAATCCACAAAATCCTATAGGCTCATGTATGGTCTCAAGCGAAGGTGCTTGTGCGGCTTACTATAAATATCAAAAGAGGAGTTAG
- the hypE gene encoding hydrogenase expression/formation protein HypE: MQEILLSHGGGGEEMNSLINETIFGIFDNEILREANDAAILEMNGKLAFTTDSFVVTPIFFRGGDIGKIAVCGTANDLSMVGANPMYISCSLIIEEGLKIEELKEILTSMHDIASKNGIKIVCGDTKVVEKGKCDKIFINTSGIGKIILKPIETKNLKPKAKILLSGDIGRHGAVILEARDDIGFKSSLQSDCKCLKNVVLALIEANIGIQCMRDATRGGLSAVLNEWANFSKNEILIYEEDIKIKDEVMGICELLGFEAYELANEGTFVLAVDEKNEKKALEILKSFDENAACIGEVTKAKKPRVILQNAYKSQRFLELPKGELLPRIC; the protein is encoded by the coding sequence TTGCAAGAAATTCTTTTAAGTCATGGTGGTGGCGGCGAAGAGATGAATAGTCTTATAAATGAGACTATATTTGGTATTTTTGATAATGAAATTTTGCGTGAAGCAAATGATGCTGCTATTTTAGAAATGAATGGCAAATTAGCTTTTACAACAGATTCTTTTGTTGTAACACCGATTTTTTTTCGTGGCGGAGATATAGGAAAAATTGCTGTTTGTGGAACCGCAAATGATCTTAGTATGGTTGGTGCAAATCCAATGTATATAAGCTGTTCTTTGATAATAGAAGAGGGCTTAAAGATAGAAGAGCTAAAAGAAATTTTAACATCAATGCACGATATAGCCAGTAAAAATGGTATAAAAATAGTTTGTGGTGATACAAAAGTAGTTGAAAAAGGAAAATGCGATAAAATTTTTATCAATACAAGTGGAATTGGTAAAATCATATTAAAGCCCATTGAAACAAAAAATTTAAAACCTAAAGCCAAGATTTTACTTAGCGGAGATATAGGAAGACACGGAGCTGTTATACTTGAAGCTAGAGATGACATAGGTTTTAAAAGCTCACTTCAAAGTGATTGTAAATGTCTTAAAAATGTTGTTTTGGCTTTAATTGAGGCAAATATAGGCATACAATGCATGAGAGATGCTACTCGTGGCGGACTTAGTGCAGTGTTAAACGAATGGGCAAATTTTAGTAAAAATGAAATTTTAATATATGAAGAAGATATAAAAATAAAAGATGAAGTTATGGGAATTTGCGAACTTTTAGGTTTTGAAGCATATGAGTTAGCAAATGAAGGGACTTTCGTGTTAGCAGTTGATGAGAAAAATGAAAAAAAAGCTTTGGAAATTTTAAAAAGTTTTGATGAAAATGCAGCTTGTATAGGCGAAGTTACTAAGGCTAAAAAACCAAGAGTAATTTTACAAAATGCCTATAAATCGCAGCGATTTTTAGAGCTTCCAAAAGGCGAACTTTTACCAAGGATTTGTTAA
- the hypA gene encoding hydrogenase maturation nickel metallochaperone HypA has translation MHELSIVADLVKLCEDNLKKNNATKVLKLELKIGRLSGVEAHYLKSCFDVFKAGTVCENAELIIHIQNVVIHCKECGFDTELDENNFICPKCGSNKLDVIDGEDMYLMRLEME, from the coding sequence ATGCACGAACTTTCTATAGTAGCAGATCTTGTAAAGCTTTGTGAGGATAATCTAAAAAAAAATAACGCTACAAAGGTGTTAAAATTAGAGCTTAAAATAGGCAGATTAAGTGGCGTTGAGGCTCATTATTTGAAGAGCTGTTTTGATGTTTTTAAAGCCGGGACTGTTTGTGAAAATGCAGAGCTTATAATACATATTCAAAATGTAGTGATTCATTGTAAAGAGTGTGGTTTTGATACTGAGCTTGATGAAAATAACTTCATTTGTCCAAAGTGTGGCTCAAATAAGCTTGATGTGATAGATGGCGAAGATATGTATCTTATGCGACTTGAAATGGAGTAA
- a CDS encoding YebC/PmpR family DNA-binding transcriptional regulator, with product MGRAFEYRRASKEARWDKMSKLFPKLGKAITVAAKEGGLDPDMNPKLRTAIATAKAQNMPKDNIDAAIKRANGKDSSEIKTIHYDGKMPHGGLVIVECATDNPTRTVANVKAIFNKNGGEFLPSGSLNFMFSRKSVFEVVKPNKDIEELELELIDYGMSDIKLVKEEDSEILVIYGDYESFGTLSEGIEKLGLEMKKGSLRFVPNTPIEISDEQYEDIEKLIDKLEDDDDVQAVYTNLE from the coding sequence ATGGGAAGAGCGTTTGAATATAGGCGTGCTTCAAAAGAAGCTAGATGGGATAAGATGAGTAAACTTTTTCCTAAGCTCGGTAAAGCTATAACTGTTGCTGCAAAAGAGGGTGGCTTGGATCCTGATATGAATCCAAAACTAAGAACTGCTATCGCAACTGCAAAAGCTCAAAATATGCCTAAAGACAACATAGATGCTGCTATAAAAAGAGCAAATGGAAAAGATAGCAGCGAAATAAAAACAATTCATTATGATGGCAAAATGCCTCACGGCGGGCTTGTAATAGTTGAGTGTGCTACAGATAATCCAACAAGAACTGTTGCAAATGTAAAAGCAATTTTCAATAAAAATGGCGGAGAGTTTTTACCAAGCGGAAGTTTAAATTTTATGTTTAGTAGAAAGTCTGTTTTTGAGGTTGTAAAGCCAAATAAAGACATAGAAGAACTTGAGCTTGAATTGATTGATTATGGAATGAGTGATATTAAGCTTGTAAAAGAAGAAGATAGTGAAATTTTGGTAATTTATGGAGATTATGAGAGTTTTGGGACTCTTAGTGAGGGCATAGAAAAACTTGGTTTGGAAATGAAAAAAGGTTCTTTGCGGTTCGTGCCAAATACGCCTATTGAGATAAGCGATGAGCAGTATGAGGACATAGAAAAACTTATTGATAAGCTTGAAGATGACGATGATGTTCAAGCTGTTTATACAAATTTGGAGTAA
- a CDS encoding peptidylprolyl isomerase produces the protein MREELKIYDINKDELEKCKFAVISTNKGDMKVKLYGDEAPQTVTNFANLANSGFYDNLTFHRVIPNFVIQGGCPNGTGTGGPGWRIKCECDNQTHKHQRGTLSMAHAGKDTGGSQFFICHSKQPHLDGIHTVFGDLTDEESKKVLDSIKANDTIKTIQIKENL, from the coding sequence ATGAGAGAAGAATTAAAAATTTATGATATCAATAAAGATGAATTAGAAAAATGTAAATTTGCCGTGATTTCTACAAATAAAGGCGATATGAAAGTTAAGCTTTACGGGGATGAAGCACCGCAAACGGTTACAAATTTTGCAAACCTTGCAAATAGCGGTTTTTATGATAATCTTACTTTTCATAGAGTTATACCAAATTTCGTTATACAAGGCGGTTGCCCTAACGGAACTGGCACAGGCGGACCTGGCTGGAGAATAAAATGCGAATGTGATAATCAAACACACAAACATCAAAGAGGCACTCTTTCTATGGCTCATGCCGGGAAAGATACTGGTGGAAGTCAGTTTTTTATCTGCCATAGTAAGCAACCCCATCTTGATGGTATCCACACAGTTTTTGGCGACTTAACTGACGAAGAGAGTAAAAAAGTGCTAGATTCTATAAAAGCAAACGATACTATAAAAACTATACAAATCAAAGAAAATTTATAA
- a CDS encoding aminotransferase class I/II-fold pyridoxal phosphate-dependent enzyme — protein MFDIEYAKNNDNFRELKHSQSVCKFIYLDGKKLLNLGSNDYLGIATNKTLRDEFLEISKNKDYFFGSGASRLVYTSSDEFNKLESYFEQRFCGKKATIFNTGYCANLSCISALNGKQTLFLCDKLIHASMIDALKISKAKFKRYEHNNYEMLNDLLLKNYSKFDEMIILSESVFSMDGDSADIRHLCELKKEYKNVKLYIDEAHSFFVRNELGNAHKLGLDKDIDFLLVTLGKGIGSSGAVILSNAFYKDIFVNSARSLIFSTAIPSICVAWTNFILSKDFSLTRQNLEQNIAYLGLNGSHIQPFLTYENSKTLELSKKLIQNGYFIPAIRPPTVAPNTSRLRISLRGDVEKSELKMLKEILYAS, from the coding sequence ATGTTTGATATAGAATATGCAAAAAATAATGATAATTTTAGAGAGTTAAAACATTCACAATCTGTTTGTAAATTTATATATCTTGATGGCAAGAAGCTCTTAAATTTAGGTTCAAATGATTATCTAGGAATTGCTACAAACAAGACCTTAAGAGATGAATTTTTAGAAATTTCTAAAAATAAAGACTACTTTTTTGGAAGTGGTGCAAGTAGGCTTGTTTATACATCTAGTGATGAATTTAACAAACTAGAGAGTTATTTTGAGCAAAGATTTTGTGGGAAAAAAGCTACAATTTTTAACACCGGATATTGTGCAAATTTAAGTTGTATTTCTGCTTTAAATGGCAAACAAACGCTATTTTTATGCGATAAACTAATTCACGCAAGTATGATTGATGCACTAAAAATTTCAAAAGCAAAATTTAAAAGATATGAGCACAATAATTATGAAATGCTAAATGATTTGCTTTTAAAAAATTATTCTAAATTTGATGAAATGATAATTTTAAGTGAGTCTGTTTTTAGTATGGATGGCGATAGTGCCGATATTAGGCATTTGTGTGAGCTTAAAAAAGAGTATAAAAATGTAAAACTTTATATAGACGAGGCACACTCATTTTTTGTTAGAAATGAGCTTGGAAATGCACATAAACTCGGACTTGATAAAGATATTGACTTTTTACTTGTAACGCTTGGAAAGGGCATAGGAAGTAGCGGTGCGGTGATTTTATCAAATGCTTTTTATAAAGATATTTTTGTTAACTCAGCTAGAAGCCTTATTTTTTCTACGGCAATTCCGAGCATTTGTGTAGCTTGGACTAATTTTATACTTTCAAAAGATTTTAGTTTAACAAGACAAAATTTAGAACAAAATATAGCTTATCTTGGGCTAAACGGTAGTCATATACAGCCATTTTTAACCTATGAAAACTCAAAAACGCTTGAGCTTTCAAAAAAACTTATCCAAAATGGATATTTTATACCAGCTATTCGTCC